One genomic segment of Caldimonas brevitalea includes these proteins:
- a CDS encoding ferritin, which produces MLYPELFKQLEAVRWNMDRDIPWDRFDASMLSEEQAQTIKMNAITEWAALPATEMFLRDNREDSDFSAFMSVWFFEEQKHSLVLMEYLRRFRPDLVPSEQELHEVRFEFDPAPALETLMLHFCGEIRLNHWYRRAAEWHTEPVIKAIYETLARDEARHGGAYLRYMKRAIARFGDEAKAAFAKVGVLMASARRTAQALHPTNLHVNEKLFPRDTIQSRLPNPEWLEHWLDKQIQFDSVWENKVVERILHNMSLLMEHSFKSVQELNRYRKQVTAQLGAAGLGGKPQSA; this is translated from the coding sequence ATGCTGTATCCCGAGCTCTTCAAGCAACTGGAAGCCGTCCGCTGGAACATGGACCGGGACATTCCATGGGACCGTTTCGATGCCTCCATGCTCAGCGAGGAGCAGGCACAAACCATCAAGATGAACGCCATCACGGAGTGGGCGGCCTTGCCCGCGACCGAGATGTTCCTGCGCGACAACCGTGAAGACAGCGACTTCTCTGCGTTCATGAGCGTCTGGTTCTTCGAGGAGCAGAAACACTCGCTGGTGCTGATGGAATACCTGCGTCGCTTCCGCCCCGACCTCGTGCCGAGCGAGCAGGAACTGCACGAGGTGCGCTTCGAGTTCGACCCGGCTCCGGCGCTCGAGACCCTGATGCTGCATTTCTGCGGCGAGATCAGGCTCAACCACTGGTACCGGCGCGCCGCCGAATGGCACACGGAGCCGGTGATCAAGGCCATTTACGAAACCCTCGCGCGCGACGAAGCGCGGCATGGCGGAGCCTACTTGCGCTACATGAAGCGCGCCATCGCCCGTTTTGGTGATGAAGCCAAGGCGGCGTTCGCCAAGGTCGGCGTGCTGATGGCCAGTGCGCGACGCACGGCGCAGGCCTTGCATCCCACCAACCTGCACGTCAACGAAAAGCTGTTCCCCCGCGACACCATCCAGAGCCGTTTGCCCAATCCCGAGTGGCTGGAACACTGGCTGGACAAGCAGATCCAGTTCGATTCCGTCTGGGAAAACAAGGTGGTCGAGCGCATCCTGCACAACATGAGCTTGCTGATGGAGCACAGCTTCAAGAGCGTTCAGGAATTGAACCGCTACCGCAAGCAGGTGACGGCCCAACTGGGCGCTGCCGGTCTGGGCGGCAAGCCGCAATCGGCTTGA
- a CDS encoding glutathione S-transferase, whose product MLTLCGFTLSNYYNKVKLALLEKGVPFEEYRVATGLPEILGDSPLGKVPFIRTEHGPLCESQAILDYIEARWPTPALLPSDPWAAAKVRELTTFLDLHLELVVRDLYPQAFFGGSVSEGQQARVRKLLDKHLVGFKQLAKFAPYVAGDTFTQADCSAFVHLPLLSMATKAVYGVDLLVEHGIDWKGYVKLVGERPSAQKVTADRKADQARSAAK is encoded by the coding sequence ATGTTGACACTGTGCGGATTCACGCTCTCGAACTACTACAACAAGGTCAAACTCGCACTGCTCGAAAAGGGCGTGCCCTTCGAAGAATACCGGGTGGCGACCGGGCTGCCCGAGATCCTGGGCGACTCGCCACTGGGCAAGGTGCCGTTCATCCGCACCGAGCACGGGCCACTTTGCGAAAGCCAGGCCATCCTCGACTACATCGAGGCGCGTTGGCCGACCCCGGCGCTGCTGCCGTCCGACCCGTGGGCCGCCGCCAAGGTACGGGAGCTGACCACCTTCCTCGACCTGCACCTCGAACTGGTCGTCCGCGACCTGTACCCGCAAGCCTTCTTCGGCGGCAGCGTCAGCGAAGGCCAGCAGGCCCGCGTGCGCAAGCTGCTCGACAAGCACCTGGTCGGCTTCAAGCAACTGGCCAAGTTCGCCCCTTACGTGGCAGGCGACACCTTCACCCAGGCCGATTGCAGCGCATTTGTGCACCTGCCCTTGTTGTCGATGGCCACCAAGGCGGTCTACGGTGTCGACCTGCTGGTCGAGCACGGCATCGACTGGAAGGGCTACGTCAAGCTGGTCGGCGAACGGCCCAGCGCACAGAAGGTGACGGCCGATCGCAAGGCCGACCAGGCCCGCAGCGCGGCGAAGTAA
- a CDS encoding VOC family protein codes for MKPKLSLVTLGVRDLARARAFYETGLGWPALSHSNEQVAFFEVGERLCLSLFGWDALAEDAGVPATGEGFRGFSLAHNVASPAEVDAVLAQAVVAGARLVKAGQPVFWGGYSGYFRDPEGVLWEVAHNPYMDLT; via the coding sequence ATGAAACCCAAGCTCAGCCTCGTCACCCTCGGCGTGCGGGACCTCGCCCGTGCGCGCGCCTTCTATGAAACCGGGCTGGGCTGGCCGGCCCTGTCGCACAGCAACGAGCAGGTCGCCTTCTTCGAGGTGGGCGAGCGGCTGTGCCTGTCGCTGTTCGGCTGGGACGCCTTGGCCGAGGACGCCGGCGTGCCGGCCACCGGCGAGGGGTTCCGGGGCTTCAGCCTGGCCCACAACGTCGCCTCGCCGGCAGAAGTCGATGCGGTGCTGGCGCAGGCGGTCGTCGCCGGCGCGCGGCTGGTCAAGGCGGGACAGCCGGTTTTCTGGGGCGGCTACAGCGGCTACTTCCGTGACCCCGAGGGGGTGCTGTGGGAAGTTGCGCACAACCCCTATATGGATCTCACCTGA